A section of the Amycolatopsis sp. AA4 genome encodes:
- a CDS encoding 1-acyl-sn-glycerol-3-phosphate acyltransferase codes for MADFVYPPVLVAARLMFRLLDNRLRVTGAEHVPARGGAVLACTHVSYLDFIYCGLGARPAKRLVRFMAKQEIFGNPVAGPLMRGMHHIPVDRAAGQASYDEAVARLRAGEVVGVFPEATISQSFTVKDLKTGAVRMAAEAGVPVVPMALWGTQRLWTKGRPRDLTRRHVPISVVIGEPMRPGPEDSCEALTTDLRARMSELLEKAQAEYPEAPESDAERWWLPAHLGGSAPTPEEAAALDRRS; via the coding sequence ATGGCTGACTTCGTGTACCCGCCCGTCCTGGTCGCCGCGCGGCTGATGTTCCGGCTGCTCGACAACCGCCTCCGGGTGACCGGCGCCGAACACGTGCCCGCCCGCGGCGGTGCGGTGCTGGCCTGCACGCACGTCAGCTACCTGGACTTCATCTACTGCGGCCTCGGCGCCCGTCCGGCGAAGCGGCTCGTGCGGTTCATGGCGAAGCAGGAGATCTTCGGCAACCCGGTCGCCGGTCCGCTGATGCGCGGCATGCACCACATCCCGGTGGACCGCGCCGCCGGGCAGGCGTCCTACGACGAGGCCGTGGCACGGCTGCGCGCGGGCGAGGTCGTCGGTGTCTTCCCGGAGGCCACGATCAGCCAGTCGTTCACCGTGAAGGACCTCAAGACCGGCGCGGTCCGGATGGCCGCGGAGGCGGGCGTGCCGGTGGTGCCGATGGCGCTGTGGGGCACGCAGCGGCTGTGGACGAAGGGCCGCCCCCGGGACCTCACCCGCAGGCACGTGCCGATTTCGGTGGTGATCGGCGAGCCGATGCGCCCCGGCCCGGAGGACTCGTGCGAAGCGCTGACGACGGACCTGCGCGCCCGGATGTCGGAGCTGCTCGAGAAGGCTCAGGCGGAGTACCCAGAGGCTCCGGAGAGCGACGCCGAACGCTGGTGGCTGCCCGCGCACCTCGGCGGCAGCGCGCCGACGCCGGAAGAAGCTGCTGCGCTCGACCGCCGCTCGTGA
- a CDS encoding LLM class flavin-dependent oxidoreductase, translated as MRAGIVILPEDRWWAAEPKWRAAEEYGFDHAWTYDHLGWRSLVDGPWFSAVPTLTAAAMVTSTIRLGTFVASPVARHPVPFARELITLDDVSDGRFVLGVGAGVDSSRYDAQVLAAPELTARQRVDRFTEFVEALDGLLMTDNFDFSGEYYSARGARNLPGTVQRPRLPFLVAANGPRTMTLAARFGAGWVTTGRGGATLDEWWTGIADLVRTFDQRLEAAGREPAGIQRYLSLDAAPVFSLSSVAAFREAAERARELGFTDVIAHWPRSSGPYEGHESVLEKVVEEVLPSLKAE; from the coding sequence GTGCGAGCAGGCATCGTAATTCTTCCTGAAGACCGCTGGTGGGCGGCGGAGCCGAAGTGGCGCGCGGCCGAGGAGTACGGCTTCGACCACGCGTGGACCTACGACCATCTCGGCTGGCGATCGCTGGTCGACGGGCCGTGGTTCTCCGCTGTGCCCACCCTCACCGCGGCCGCCATGGTCACCTCCACGATCCGGCTGGGCACCTTCGTCGCCTCTCCGGTCGCGCGGCACCCGGTGCCGTTCGCGCGCGAGCTGATCACCCTCGACGACGTGTCCGACGGGCGGTTCGTGCTGGGCGTCGGAGCCGGCGTGGACAGTTCGCGGTACGACGCGCAGGTGCTCGCCGCCCCGGAGCTGACCGCGCGGCAGCGGGTCGACCGCTTCACCGAGTTCGTCGAGGCCCTCGACGGACTGCTGATGACCGACAACTTCGACTTCTCCGGCGAGTACTACTCCGCGCGCGGCGCGCGGAACCTGCCCGGCACGGTGCAGCGGCCCCGGCTGCCGTTCCTGGTCGCGGCCAACGGCCCGCGCACCATGACGCTGGCCGCGCGGTTCGGGGCGGGCTGGGTCACCACCGGGCGCGGCGGGGCCACCCTCGACGAATGGTGGACCGGCATCGCGGACCTGGTCCGCACGTTCGACCAGCGGCTCGAAGCGGCCGGCCGCGAACCGGCGGGCATCCAGCGGTACCTGAGCCTCGACGCGGCGCCGGTGTTCTCGCTCAGCAGCGTCGCGGCGTTCCGCGAGGCCGCCGAGCGGGCCCGGGAGCTGGGCTTCACCGACGTCATCGCGCACTGGCCGCGCTCGAGCGGGCCGTACGAGGGGCACGAATCGGTGCTGGAAAAGGTCGTCGAGGAAGTGCTGCCGAGCCTTAAGGCGGAGTGA
- a CDS encoding DUF6541 family protein, whose translation MLAVCVAVVVIAVPGLLTGLALGLRGWTLAGLAPLLSYAIGGLTGPWAAAMGLPFNTVTYAIATVLFAGVAFGVRRLTVRRWPHEPAPKLWDLRGHLAIGACLVVAVVAGMYAIMRGLGTTDALPQGFDAVYHGNAVRYIADTGDGSLFGTGTVNWYGDAFPVFYPNAYHLISALVYRISGASIPATLDANMLLLPILLALALIALVREFRGRAALAGAVALVSVAPVFGLYESLTGGQLLPFALGNALTPLAAVALNRYLNRVALDTGFLMVLAAVGLLCVHSSTLFGGILFAGPMLVQRWLKNWRGIGRDLLALLPIAVVSVFVAWLQLFGALGLAAGKVPYYGWPSEWRATDALGALLGFQHKLEAHPQVWMSVALFLGIVFFRKAGPMRWVGLSAAVTGLFYIVVSSDDSRLVMALSRPWWDDPWRLMTLASLPLTLLAAHGLAETQAWLRDRIPWVRERFAATAALSAVVFLGFVAVSNGLYAKPNGDIVRTGFHQDDLAYQRVTPLEQTAIEKLGQLAKPGEWAMNDRGDGSAWSYALTGVRTVAAHFDTMFPPSDADLLAKHFREYETNPAVRAAVARLNIHWLILGKPEPGKEYSVGLQGLEHGAPFLKEVYRNADSVIFQLNR comes from the coding sequence GTGCTTGCCGTGTGCGTTGCTGTCGTCGTAATCGCTGTTCCCGGGCTGCTGACTGGTCTCGCCCTGGGACTGCGCGGGTGGACCCTCGCCGGACTCGCACCGTTGCTGAGCTACGCGATCGGCGGCCTGACCGGTCCCTGGGCGGCGGCCATGGGTCTGCCGTTCAACACCGTCACGTACGCGATCGCGACCGTGCTTTTCGCCGGCGTCGCGTTCGGTGTCCGCCGGCTCACGGTCCGGCGGTGGCCGCACGAACCGGCCCCGAAGCTGTGGGACCTGCGCGGACACCTCGCGATCGGCGCCTGCCTGGTGGTCGCGGTGGTGGCCGGGATGTACGCGATCATGCGCGGGCTCGGCACGACCGACGCCCTGCCGCAGGGTTTCGACGCGGTTTACCACGGCAACGCGGTCCGCTACATCGCCGACACCGGCGACGGCAGCCTGTTCGGCACCGGAACTGTCAACTGGTACGGCGACGCTTTCCCGGTGTTCTACCCGAATGCGTATCACCTGATTTCCGCGCTGGTTTACCGGATCAGCGGAGCGAGCATTCCGGCGACGCTCGACGCGAACATGCTGCTGCTCCCGATTCTGCTCGCGCTGGCGCTGATCGCGCTGGTGCGGGAGTTCCGCGGCCGGGCCGCGCTGGCCGGCGCGGTGGCGCTGGTCTCGGTCGCCCCGGTTTTCGGGCTGTACGAATCGCTGACCGGCGGTCAGCTGCTGCCGTTCGCGCTCGGCAACGCGCTGACGCCGCTCGCCGCCGTCGCGCTGAACCGCTACCTGAACCGGGTCGCGCTGGACACCGGATTCCTGATGGTGCTCGCCGCGGTCGGGCTGCTGTGCGTCCATTCCTCGACGTTGTTCGGCGGCATTCTTTTCGCCGGGCCGATGCTCGTCCAGCGGTGGCTCAAGAACTGGCGCGGAATCGGCCGCGATCTTCTCGCGCTGCTGCCAATCGCGGTGGTGTCGGTGTTCGTCGCGTGGCTGCAGCTGTTCGGCGCGCTCGGCCTGGCCGCCGGCAAGGTGCCGTACTACGGCTGGCCGAGCGAATGGCGGGCGACGGACGCGCTCGGCGCCCTACTCGGCTTCCAGCACAAACTGGAGGCGCATCCGCAGGTGTGGATGTCGGTCGCGCTCTTCCTCGGCATCGTCTTCTTCCGGAAAGCCGGTCCGATGCGGTGGGTCGGCCTCTCGGCCGCGGTGACGGGCCTGTTCTACATCGTCGTCTCGTCGGACGATTCCCGGTTGGTGATGGCGCTCTCGCGCCCGTGGTGGGACGACCCCTGGCGGCTCATGACGCTGGCGTCGCTCCCGCTGACCCTGCTCGCCGCGCACGGCCTGGCGGAAACCCAGGCATGGCTTCGCGACCGCATTCCGTGGGTACGCGAGCGGTTCGCCGCGACCGCCGCACTGTCCGCGGTCGTGTTCCTCGGTTTCGTCGCGGTGAGCAACGGCCTCTACGCCAAGCCCAACGGCGACATCGTGCGCACCGGCTTCCACCAGGACGACCTCGCCTACCAGCGCGTGACCCCGCTCGAGCAGACGGCGATCGAGAAACTGGGCCAGCTGGCCAAGCCCGGAGAATGGGCCATGAACGACCGCGGCGACGGCAGCGCGTGGTCCTACGCCCTCACCGGCGTGCGCACCGTGGCCGCCCACTTCGACACGATGTTCCCGCCCTCCGACGCGGACCTGCTGGCGAAGCATTTCCGCGAATACGAAACCAACCCGGCGGTCCGGGCCGCGGTGGCCCGGTTGAACATTCACTGGCTGATCCTCGGCAAGCCCGAACCCGGCAAGGAATACTCCGTCGGATTGCAGGGTCTGGAGCACGGGGCGCCGTTCCTGAAAGAGGTTTACCGGAACGCGGATTCGGTGATTTTCCAGCTGAACCGCTGA
- a CDS encoding AMP-binding protein gives MNLVGEGSRLVDVVGGATLAGDELTAEIERSAAALADLPSGVLFARMSLDLDSVLRYLGAFEAGRAIALIDPALDADVLAGLITRFRPAAVLAAPEADAPEGYRAEDGHWVREAADGAVPHPDLAVLLPTSGSTGNPKLVRLSRQGLLANADAIAQVLEIDAEEVAPTCLPLHYSYGLSVLNSHLIRGATVVIESSGVLGRGFWDAVKEHGVTSLSGVPYHYEMLRRLKFDPAKYPTLRTLTQAGGKLRDELVVEFNDKMLAVGGRMYVMYGQTEASPRMTTVPAERLADKIGSAGPALPGGSFAIRRDDGEETTHPKIVGEVLYRGPNVMMGYAEDEAGLSAGDEYRGTLATGDLGYLDEEGYLYITGRLKRIGKVFGNRVSLDDLEQAVRTAAVGIDVVAAVPAGDKVVLFAELPEGDGAKAICKDAARALSERLHLHASGFDVRPIDTVPLLASGKIDYRSLEGRV, from the coding sequence GTGAATCTGGTTGGCGAAGGGTCCCGGCTGGTCGACGTGGTCGGGGGCGCCACGCTGGCGGGCGACGAGCTGACGGCCGAGATCGAGCGGTCCGCGGCCGCGCTGGCGGACCTCCCGTCCGGCGTGCTGTTCGCGCGGATGTCGCTGGACCTGGACAGCGTGCTGCGGTACCTCGGCGCGTTCGAAGCGGGGCGGGCGATCGCGCTGATCGACCCGGCGCTCGACGCCGACGTGCTCGCGGGCCTGATCACCCGGTTCCGCCCGGCCGCCGTGCTGGCCGCGCCGGAAGCGGACGCGCCGGAGGGCTACCGGGCCGAGGACGGGCACTGGGTGCGCGAGGCGGCCGATGGCGCCGTCCCGCACCCGGACCTCGCCGTTCTGCTCCCGACCAGCGGGTCGACCGGCAATCCGAAGCTCGTCCGGCTGTCCCGGCAGGGCCTGCTGGCCAACGCCGACGCCATCGCGCAGGTGCTGGAGATCGACGCGGAGGAGGTCGCGCCGACCTGTCTGCCGCTGCACTACAGCTACGGCCTTTCGGTGCTGAATTCGCACCTTATTCGCGGCGCGACGGTGGTAATCGAATCGTCTGGCGTTCTTGGCCGCGGATTCTGGGATGCGGTGAAGGAACACGGCGTGACCTCGCTGTCCGGCGTGCCCTATCACTACGAAATGCTGCGCCGGCTGAAGTTCGACCCGGCGAAGTACCCGACCCTGCGGACCCTCACCCAGGCGGGGGGAAAACTGCGGGACGAACTGGTCGTCGAATTCAACGACAAGATGCTCGCGGTCGGCGGCCGGATGTACGTCATGTACGGCCAGACCGAGGCGTCCCCGCGCATGACGACGGTGCCGGCGGAGCGGCTCGCGGACAAGATCGGCTCGGCCGGTCCGGCGCTGCCCGGCGGCTCGTTCGCCATCCGCCGCGACGACGGCGAGGAAACCACGCATCCCAAAATTGTCGGTGAGGTCCTTTACCGTGGACCCAACGTGATGATGGGTTATGCCGAGGACGAAGCAGGGCTGAGCGCGGGCGACGAATATCGCGGAACGCTGGCCACCGGTGATCTCGGGTATCTCGACGAAGAGGGGTACCTGTACATCACCGGCAGGCTCAAGCGGATCGGCAAGGTGTTCGGAAACCGGGTCAGCCTGGACGACCTGGAGCAGGCCGTGCGCACGGCCGCGGTGGGCATCGACGTGGTGGCCGCGGTGCCCGCGGGCGACAAGGTCGTGCTGTTCGCCGAACTGCCCGAGGGCGACGGCGCGAAGGCGATCTGCAAGGACGCGGCGCGGGCGCTGTCCGAGCGGCTGCACCTGCACGCCAGCGGGTTCGACGTGCGTCCGATCGACACCGTGCCGCTGCTGGCCAGCGGGAAGATCGACTACCGGTCGCTGGAAGGACGGGTATGA
- a CDS encoding acyl-protein synthetase translates to MSVFTRSQAEREAALLPELAELTAHHRANSAGYERILASLGFAPDASFATIADLPWLPVRMFKTHDLKSIPDAEVFKTLTSSGTTGAGASRIYLDKEAAGAQTKQLGATLQEVLGGERLPMLMVDTIGIIKNRRSFSARGAGVLGMANFGRKHTYVLDENDQPDVEAVRKFLAEYGDKPFLIFGFTFMVWQYLYEVAREHKLDLSNGILIHSGGWKKLIDRAVDNNEFRRRFKEDTGLTRIHNYYGMIEQIGTVFLEGPSGNSLYCPDFADVVIRDPETWEEQPVGKPGVIEVVSTLPRSYPGHVLLTEDLGVYNGIDDGDWPGKHFSVLGRLPKAEARGCSDTFQGAAA, encoded by the coding sequence ATGAGTGTGTTCACGCGCTCGCAGGCGGAGCGGGAGGCGGCGCTGCTCCCCGAGCTGGCGGAGCTGACCGCGCACCACCGGGCGAACTCCGCCGGGTACGAGCGCATCCTGGCTTCGCTCGGTTTCGCGCCGGACGCGTCGTTCGCCACGATCGCCGACCTGCCGTGGCTGCCGGTGCGCATGTTCAAAACGCACGACCTGAAGTCCATTCCGGACGCCGAGGTCTTCAAGACCCTCACGTCCTCGGGCACCACCGGGGCCGGCGCGTCGCGGATCTACCTGGACAAGGAAGCGGCGGGCGCGCAGACGAAGCAGCTCGGCGCGACCCTGCAGGAAGTGCTGGGCGGCGAGCGGCTGCCGATGCTGATGGTCGACACCATCGGCATCATCAAGAACCGCCGGTCGTTCTCCGCGCGCGGCGCGGGCGTGCTCGGCATGGCGAACTTCGGCCGCAAGCACACCTACGTGCTGGACGAGAACGACCAGCCGGACGTCGAGGCGGTGCGGAAGTTCCTCGCCGAGTACGGGGACAAGCCCTTCCTGATCTTCGGCTTCACCTTCATGGTGTGGCAGTACCTGTACGAGGTCGCCCGCGAGCACAAGCTCGACCTGTCGAACGGCATCCTCATCCACTCCGGCGGCTGGAAGAAGCTGATCGACCGCGCGGTCGACAACAACGAGTTCCGCCGCCGGTTCAAAGAGGACACCGGCCTCACCCGGATCCACAACTACTACGGGATGATCGAGCAGATCGGCACCGTGTTCCTCGAGGGTCCGTCCGGGAACTCCTTGTACTGCCCCGATTTCGCCGACGTCGTGATCCGCGACCCGGAGACCTGGGAAGAGCAGCCGGTCGGCAAGCCGGGCGTCATCGAGGTGGTGAGCACGCTGCCGCGGTCGTATCCGGGACACGTGCTGCTCACCGAGGATCTGGGTGTCTACAACGGAATCGACGATGGCGATTGGCCGGGCAAGCATTTCTCAGTGCTGGGCCGGCTGCCGAAGGCCGAGGCGCGCGGATGCTCGGACACGTTCCAGGGAGCGGCCGCGTGA
- a CDS encoding lysylphosphatidylglycerol synthase transmembrane domain-containing protein, which translates to MTTVRTPTPGDDAPSAEDAPTTGKARKSTKARVLDVVRWVAILLVIGFAAKSLASNWDEFWHTLSDVAWQSSALSLVALVLSILVSTWGWQVLVDHLGKPIGYARGAQICLVGSLGKYVPGSVWAYLLQMELGRKAGLARARIFTGSLIQLGVGVVSALVVSLLAAPAVFSNSPRAMWLFVLIPVGLALLHPRILTWGTSLVLKILRRPPLAEPLGWSVVFKTFGASMGAWVLQGVHLWLLANSVGAPGFNGLILCVGAMAVAMTVGTFAFILPSGVGVREVAQVAVLTASGLTVGQATAFAVASRVMFTVADLLTAGFAALAAKMSARRPLPVDAA; encoded by the coding sequence GTGACGACCGTTCGTACGCCGACGCCGGGGGACGACGCCCCGTCCGCTGAGGACGCCCCGACCACCGGAAAAGCCCGCAAGTCCACCAAGGCGCGGGTGCTCGACGTCGTGCGCTGGGTCGCCATCCTCCTGGTGATCGGCTTCGCGGCGAAAAGCCTGGCGTCCAACTGGGACGAGTTCTGGCACACGCTGTCCGACGTCGCCTGGCAGTCGTCGGCGCTGAGCCTGGTGGCGCTGGTCCTGTCGATCCTCGTGTCCACCTGGGGCTGGCAGGTCCTGGTCGACCACCTCGGCAAGCCGATCGGCTACGCCCGCGGCGCGCAGATCTGCCTGGTCGGCTCGCTCGGCAAGTACGTGCCGGGTTCGGTGTGGGCGTACCTGCTGCAGATGGAACTGGGCCGCAAGGCGGGCCTGGCGAGGGCCCGGATTTTCACCGGCTCGCTGATCCAGCTGGGCGTCGGCGTGGTGTCCGCGCTGGTCGTGTCGCTGCTGGCGGCGCCAGCGGTGTTCAGCAACAGCCCGCGCGCGATGTGGCTGTTCGTGCTGATCCCGGTCGGTCTCGCGCTGCTGCACCCGCGCATCCTGACCTGGGGCACGTCGCTGGTCCTGAAGATCCTGCGCCGCCCGCCGCTCGCCGAGCCGCTCGGCTGGAGCGTGGTGTTCAAGACCTTCGGCGCGTCGATGGGCGCCTGGGTTCTGCAGGGCGTGCACCTGTGGCTGCTGGCGAACTCCGTCGGCGCTCCCGGTTTCAACGGCCTGATCCTGTGCGTGGGCGCGATGGCCGTCGCGATGACGGTCGGCACCTTCGCGTTCATCCTGCCCAGCGGCGTCGGCGTGCGCGAGGTAGCCCAGGTCGCGGTCCTCACGGCGAGCGGCCTGACGGTCGGCCAGGCGACGGCGTTCGCGGTCGCGTCGCGAGTGATGTTCACGGTGGCCGACCTGCTCACCGCAGGTTTCGCCGCGTTGGCCGCGAAGATGAGCGCCCGTCGTCCTCTTCCAGTCGACGCTGCTTGA
- a CDS encoding acyl-CoA reductase, which yields MSALEQRFPLGDSVSVGALLDELREEPPGGRLTVGDPRVVEFVTKFARKLLAPTLARRFPELASLGFFLRKGELAKSLSTLETSGDSLRFPRGLVFHVPPANVDTIFVYSWALSALAGNSNVVRVSSRSAGAAEAVLEALNAAMEDVSPETAAAVRATQRMVTYDRSDEISGALSLAADLRVIWGGDASVAALRKYPLAPHARDLTFPDRSSFAIASVRGWQEAAPEQRKAAAEGFYNDSYWFDQAACSSPRAVFWVGDAAGARVAGQEFRELLAEVLAAKQHVTEPAMAVQKRVSAYGAAVDGLVSSIRFDGNALATLELADATVMPREWLGAGTFANAAVASLDELVPIVQRKDQTVSQFGFTREELTGFVTALAGRGVDRVVPFGSALTFAGVWDGYDLLSEFSRLVTVQA from the coding sequence GTGAGTGCGTTGGAACAGCGTTTTCCGCTGGGTGATTCGGTTTCGGTCGGCGCGCTGCTGGACGAACTGCGCGAGGAACCGCCCGGCGGCCGGTTGACCGTCGGCGACCCGCGGGTAGTCGAGTTCGTCACCAAGTTCGCGCGCAAACTGCTTGCGCCCACGCTGGCTCGGCGGTTCCCGGAGCTGGCCTCGCTGGGTTTCTTCCTGCGCAAGGGAGAACTCGCGAAGTCACTGTCCACTTTGGAAACCAGCGGGGATTCGCTGCGGTTCCCGCGGGGGCTCGTGTTCCACGTGCCGCCAGCCAATGTGGACACCATTTTCGTGTACTCGTGGGCGCTGTCGGCGCTGGCGGGCAACAGCAACGTCGTGCGGGTGTCGTCGCGTTCGGCCGGTGCGGCCGAAGCCGTGCTGGAAGCGCTGAACGCGGCGATGGAAGACGTGTCGCCGGAAACCGCGGCCGCCGTCCGGGCCACCCAGCGCATGGTCACCTACGACCGCAGCGACGAGATCAGCGGCGCGTTGTCGCTGGCCGCGGACCTGCGGGTGATCTGGGGCGGGGACGCTTCGGTGGCCGCGCTGCGGAAGTACCCGCTGGCCCCGCACGCCCGCGACCTCACCTTCCCGGACCGCTCGTCGTTCGCCATCGCGTCGGTGCGCGGCTGGCAGGAGGCCGCTCCGGAGCAGCGCAAGGCCGCCGCCGAGGGCTTCTACAACGACTCGTACTGGTTCGACCAGGCCGCCTGCTCGTCGCCGCGCGCGGTGTTCTGGGTCGGCGACGCGGCGGGCGCGCGGGTCGCCGGACAGGAGTTCCGCGAGCTGCTCGCTGAGGTGCTGGCCGCGAAACAGCACGTCACCGAGCCGGCGATGGCCGTCCAGAAGCGGGTGTCGGCGTACGGCGCGGCGGTTGACGGGCTGGTGTCGTCGATCCGCTTCGACGGCAACGCGCTGGCGACGCTCGAGCTGGCCGACGCCACCGTGATGCCGCGCGAATGGCTGGGCGCGGGCACGTTCGCGAACGCCGCGGTGGCGTCGCTGGACGAGCTGGTGCCGATCGTGCAGCGCAAAGACCAGACGGTGAGCCAGTTCGGGTTCACCCGCGAGGAACTGACCGGATTCGTGACGGCTCTCGCCGGACGCGGGGTGGACCGGGTCGTGCCCTTCGGGTCGGCCCTCACGTTCGCCGGGGTCTGGGACGGCTACGATCTGCTGTCCGAGTTCAGCCGCCTGGTCACGGTGCAGGCCTGA
- a CDS encoding HAD family hydrolase yields the protein MGRVEKPRLIASDVDGTLLGPSEQVTPRTVSVVQRVLADDVPFVLCTGRPPRWIAPIAGPLGLTGYAVCANGAVLLDIGTDTVVAVHGELEPKLLHDLASALDKALPGCRLAAERISTGSVDHELRNFVIEPEYHNPWGEEESRIAPRAEVLGKTAIKLLVSRRGMTSEEMAEATSAVLDGAVDVTYSSSGGLIELSAHGVTKATGLADIAERFDVPQSSVIAFGDMPNDVEMLQWAGHGVAMANGHPTVLAVADEVTGPAAEDGVAQVLERWF from the coding sequence ATGGGACGGGTGGAGAAACCCCGGTTGATCGCGTCCGATGTCGACGGCACCCTGCTCGGTCCCAGCGAACAAGTGACCCCTCGCACGGTGTCGGTCGTGCAGCGGGTGCTGGCCGACGACGTGCCGTTCGTGCTGTGCACCGGCCGCCCGCCGCGCTGGATCGCGCCGATCGCCGGACCGCTCGGGCTGACCGGCTACGCGGTGTGCGCCAACGGAGCGGTGCTGCTGGACATCGGCACCGACACGGTGGTCGCGGTGCACGGGGAACTCGAGCCGAAACTGCTGCACGACCTGGCCTCCGCGCTCGACAAGGCACTGCCCGGCTGCCGGCTCGCGGCGGAACGGATCAGCACCGGCTCGGTGGACCACGAACTGCGCAATTTCGTGATCGAGCCGGAGTACCACAACCCGTGGGGCGAGGAGGAGAGCCGGATCGCGCCGCGCGCCGAGGTGCTCGGGAAAACCGCGATCAAGCTGCTGGTGAGCCGCCGCGGGATGACGTCGGAGGAAATGGCCGAGGCGACGAGCGCGGTGCTCGACGGGGCGGTGGACGTCACGTACTCGTCCTCCGGCGGCCTGATCGAACTGTCCGCGCACGGCGTGACGAAGGCGACCGGCCTCGCGGACATCGCCGAACGCTTCGACGTGCCCCAGTCGTCGGTGATCGCTTTCGGCGACATGCCCAACGACGTCGAGATGCTGCAGTGGGCCGGGCACGGCGTCGCGATGGCCAACGGGCACCCGACCGTGCTGGCGGTGGCGGACGAGGTGACCGGGCCGGCCGCGGAGGACGGGGTGGCGCAGGTGCTGGAGCGCTGGTTCTAA
- a CDS encoding SDR family NAD(P)-dependent oxidoreductase, translating into MTDLTGRVALVTGGTRGIGLATVRALVEAGATVVLTGRDESRAKEVAAEAGAAAGLALDVTDAKAVSSLVRGVAKEHGALDIVVANAGVLEDALLGMISEDLVDRMFKTNVGGTINTVQAASRVMSRRKSGAIVLLASIVGENGSAGQTAYAASKAAVGNIARSAAKELGRHNIRVNAVAPGVIETDMTSHLGEKVIAERIEDTALGRLGKAEEVAKAIRFLASDEASFVTGQVLGIDGGLVL; encoded by the coding sequence ATGACTGACCTGACCGGACGCGTCGCGCTCGTCACCGGCGGGACGCGCGGAATCGGGCTGGCCACCGTTCGCGCGCTCGTCGAAGCGGGTGCGACAGTCGTGCTGACCGGGCGGGACGAAAGCCGGGCGAAGGAAGTCGCCGCCGAGGCGGGCGCGGCTGCCGGTCTCGCGCTGGACGTCACCGACGCGAAGGCCGTGTCGTCGCTGGTGCGCGGCGTCGCGAAGGAGCACGGGGCGCTCGACATCGTCGTCGCCAACGCGGGGGTGCTCGAAGACGCGCTGCTCGGCATGATCAGCGAAGACCTGGTCGACCGCATGTTCAAGACGAACGTCGGCGGCACGATCAACACCGTGCAGGCCGCGTCGCGCGTGATGAGCAGGCGCAAGTCCGGGGCGATCGTCCTGCTGGCCTCCATCGTCGGCGAGAACGGCAGCGCCGGGCAGACCGCCTACGCCGCCTCCAAGGCCGCCGTCGGCAACATCGCCCGGTCCGCGGCGAAGGAGCTGGGCAGGCACAACATCCGGGTCAACGCGGTCGCGCCCGGCGTGATCGAGACCGACATGACGTCCCACCTCGGCGAGAAGGTCATCGCCGAGCGCATCGAGGACACGGCGCTGGGCAGGCTCGGCAAGGCCGAGGAGGTCGCGAAGGCGATCCGCTTCCTGGCCAGCGACGAGGCGTCCTTCGTGACCGGCCAGGTCCTGGGCATCGACGGCGGCTTGGTGTTGTGA